The DNA sequence GTAAGCGGAGAGAGAATAAAgcatcaaaaaaataaaagagagaggtGGCATTTCTCTTCCCCACCGTACCAGATGATCAGTGATttgtctttccctcttgttatttattttttcccctgtttgTCTCATTATTatctttattgttattatcactattacttgtttttttttttcggtggcTTTGGTCTCCACTAGCACCCACTCGTCTTCTCTCTGTTTCGCTTGAGTTGCTGCTGTAATACCAACTCGCTCACAGCCACGGTCCCACCTTAAGGTTAGGCTAAATGAGACAGAACCATGAGGAGTGAATAGCTGTAAGCCGTTATCCTACAGCAAAATTAACActgagaaaaggggggagctGAAAAGGTAGAAGTGCGTCACATATCAGTGGTAACTGTAACGGCGTATTAACAACTTTTTGTccatcttttcttccccacacacacacacacacacacttgaaTGTTGTACTTGAGGTGATTCCTCGCTATTTTGTctcgctctctctctctgtcttTATTGGCTGTGGCCTCCCCTGGAACGCGGACATAACACATTGGTTTCCAGGTCTAGGTGCACGTAACTAGACAAGTGCGCCCAAAAAAAGTTAAGGAGGGGAATAAACCCGACGCGCACACATACAAGCGCGGGTGGACACTCGAACCCGCAGTCTCACGTAGCAGACGTACAAAATTCCGGCTAGTTTGGTGGACTGTTACAACCGATTGAAAAGATATTCTCGGGAAGTAAACGGAAGTTTGGGGTTGGGATTTACTTCATGGAAGCCTTCATCGAAGCGGCAAGGCAGGCCGTAACGGTAGCCGCAGTAGACTTCAGTCCCGTCCAACAGCTCGCTGAAGACGCAGCCAAGGGCGTTGCTGATGGTGAAGCACTAAGAGAAACCATCACAACATTAGTCGACACGTACAGCGCAGCCGATAGCTCACAGGTGGTGCTGCAGTGCTCTCTGATGAAAGCTATCGGGAGTATTCTATGTGCCACAGCATCAAACGTTGGGGGCGGTAATTGCCAACTTGTGGTGGATGATTATATTCTTCTTGCGCTCTTTTTTAACGAGATATCAACGGTAGGTGACGTTCAGTTGTTTTCGCTTCTGACAGAAGCCGTGACAGCTCTCTTCCGGCAGACGGCTGCAGTGGCTTTTAAATCAGTTCTGCCGCCAAGCAGTAATGAGACCGAAGATTGCTCATCCATCACATCGCTGCGTGGGGAACTGCAGTCCCTCCGGCTCGTTATGGCGAAGCGGCTCGTTGGTCCTTCTAACGCTTCCGAATTCGTAAGTAAACAACATCAACGCCACGACACCGCCATGCAGCTGAAGGTGATAGATTGTCTGCGTGTCTTGCTTCTCTCGCTTCTGGAAGTATCCAATAGTGAGGACGCGACATTAGCAGCGGTTAAGGAAATGCAGAAAGACGGAACAGGCAATGAAGCTGCCCTGCAGGCGGCGCGCCAGGTCGTTGAAGGGTTGCTTTTGCCCCTTTCCACTGCAGTGGACGCCCTCCGTCCTCATGTGACCAATAACAGCAGTGGCAAGGGAAGGTTGTTGGTTACACCGCAACCAAATGGTGCACATGGCACGGCCGTTTCGCCACTAGTGCTGGTAAGCACTTTTCGTGTAGTAGAGGAGCTACTGTGGCATTGTGCTGGACGCGGAACCGATGACTCGATTGCTGTCGTTGGGCGTTTCGCAGCGAACCGCTTGCTGACGGCCGTACAGCAATATTTAGTgctccaacaacaaaaatctGTAGAGTCCACAGGAACCGAATCACAGGAAAAACCGGCGGCAGCGTTTGATGTGCTTCGCGCCGCTGGACCTCAGCGCGCTATTCGCCGGCTGCTTTCAGTGGTCCACCGGCAACTGCCTGTGTTCCCCTCGATTGAAAGTGCGGTGACAGCGGCCATTGGTGTCTTTGGTGGGCAATTGGATGTTGACGACCCACTCAAACTTACGAATTTGCAACAAGACGGAGTCGGTGCTGAGAATCGTTGTAATAATGCAACCGACGTTAGCGGCGATAACCGCATTTGTGCTGCTAAATGGGAAGAGGCACCGTCCTCGTCAGCAACCTCGCGGCTGCGTGAGTGTGAGCAGATATTACCTGCGCCCAGCAGTGATGCAGTAGTTAATGAAGGCGCAGCGGCTGACTTTGATGACCCAACGCTTATGGAAGATGGTGCCGATGGAGGGCCACGGGAGACGCTCCTTAAGAGTACTGTCGGGCCCCTCCCGGCGAACGCTCTCGTAGAGATGGTGTTCTTGAGTATCTCACGCCTCGACATTATGAATGAGCAGGGAATTCAGTTGCTGCACATGCAGGGacttcaacagcaacagtatGAAGCAGTACGACGAGCACAAAGGGCAGAACTACAGCGACTTCGTCGTATTGAACAGCAGGGTGTGGAAAATATTCCCGTCGGCAGGTTGTTGGAGCACTTGAAGGAAAGCACGGCAATGTACGCAGCTGGTGCACAACTGCTCAGCAATGAGTCCGGTCTTGCCACAATGCAGCGCGCCGCTCTTTTCTCGTTACTTGACGCATACGATCTGTTGGTGGATGCGCAAGAGGGTCGTGTGCGAGAGGCCCAAGCACTCATTGCCCGTACAATCGCTCAGATGCCCTCGTCGATGATGGATTCTGCGTTAGATGCCGTCTGCGCCCGCTTGAAAAAAGAACTGGCTGCGGCGAGTAGTTTTCAGAAGACGAGAGGAGGGAGCCCAGTAGCGAAGGTTCCACCACTTACATCGGCGTACCAGCTGGCCCTTCAGGTACTCTTCATGCTATACTCAGCACAGGCACCGGTGCATGAACATGACGGCAAGGCGCTGATGTTTGcggtttccccctcttctgcCTTTGCTAACATGGGGGGTGAGATGCAGCTACAGTCACGTGCAGTTCTCACTATTGATACGGAAAACCCAGTTGACTGGCTGCAGGCACCGGATATGCAGAGTTCGCTAACTGACCGCAAGCGGCCACGTGACGATGGTAGCTCGTTTGGCGGAAACGATCTCGACTCTTTCCACCGTGAACGCGTAAGTGGTAGTGAAGAGGCACAGTCGGCAACGGATGGTCCTTCGCGCTTCTTCCGTGAGGACTCTATACAAAACCCTTGTGTGTATAGCCACTTTCTCTGCCGCATGATGGAGGTGCTGACGGAAGGCGAGATGCCAGTGTTGCTTCTCGACttgctgttgcagtgccCTCGCATTACTCGCTATGTTTGGCACTGTCTGCACAAACACTATTGTCTTTCGCCGGAAAAGGCACGTTGCCTGCTGGGAATGTGGCTCCTAAAAAGTGTCGCCGCGCGCCGCGCAGTTTGTCGACGCTACGCCCTAAACAGCCTTCTCTACATGACTACATCGAGGAGTGAGTATCCACGTCGCCTCGCAGTGAAACAATTAGGTGCTTTACTGGCCTCATCCGTCGGGCTGGACGGCCGGCGCGTGATTGACGATAATGTGGAGACCCTTCTTGTGCGGCACGCCAAGCGGCAAATAGCCGCCATACCAGTCACTAGGCTCCCAACAGCAGTTACGTCTTCAGGGAGTGCTGTGGCGAAacaggaagaaggagaaacgaCCATGACGGGAGGTGATGCGGCGGAAACTCGAGCGAAGGAGTTACAGAAGCTGACCGAAGCACTGGACCGCCATCTTGGGCCATTCCTTATGTTGTGTGCCCGGCAACCGCGTGAGCTCATTCCAGCACTTCTTGACGTGTTTAAAGAGTGCGTCGAACGGCAAAACACCGCCATGGTCCAATTGCTTGCTGATCATGTAGACGTGCGCCGCATGTGTCAGCGGCTCTTTCAAACGGACGCCCTCTCCTTCATGTCGAATGTGATGCCGTATCTCCGTCGGTACAGCAACAGTGCCACGATGCTTGTTCAGAGGATATTGTGGGCGGTTAGTGCTGAGCTACGGTCGATGGGGAAAGGTGGTGAGGTATCAGCAGCGGATCTGGAGGGAATAGCCGCAGCTCTGCTCGGCCACGCACGTGTGATGTATGAAAATAGCGAAATACCTTTCGTATATCACAGTGCTCTCGCGAGCAACGGTGAGCCCGCTGACGTGGTAAGCGTGCAGGAATCGCCTGCGTCCCTTCACGACGTGCGGTTTATTGCCCCTTTTATGAGTCTCATTCCGATGGAGGAGCTTAAGAGGACTTACCTCCGTTCGTTTCTGCACTTTGTGGAACAACAGCTCCAGCAACGGGCCGAGGAAACAATGGACAATGACACAGCACCAGAGTCGATGCGCATGAGCGAGGAGGAAATGTCTCAGCTCATTCGCGATGTTGCACAAGAAGTCCTTGTCCGCTCACCAGTGCAGTTTAGTGACGGCTCCCCACGCGGGGTTTCGCGTGTGGatcttcttgtttatttgcaTCACGCTACACGTGGAGTACGCGATGGGGATGCATATCAAAGCAAAGCTCATCAATCCTCTCCCCACTCAACTGTTGTGGAGACACCAATGAGGACTCATGCAGAAACACGTGGCATTCTCAGTTCCTCCGGCCCCCAGTCTCCTGATGGCAGTGTGGTTGGTAACAACGCAAAAGCAAGGACAGCGGAAGGCGAAACCTCGCTCATCGCTGAGAATCTTCCCCTCAGTGCCCTCACAACGAAAGAGGTGATTTGTGTGCTGCTAAAACTGCGGCGGACCTTCGACGAGAGCACGACCGAATACCTCTACGGACCAGCAGAAATCAAAGGGGCAGTGCGACAGTTAATGAAGAACACTGGAGCTACAAAAGTTCCCTCACAGTTGATGGCAACACTGATTTTCGCCTGCGGTCTCCACCCACCACGCGCGGCCGTGGACCTCGTTCGATTTGTCCATCAGGAGGTCTTACTTCCACTAGCGAAGGACGGAACATGGGAAAAGGATGTTCAGCTGTGGCGCGGTGTCCTCCTCTTCGCAGAGATGCACTACCGTGAGTGCAGCAGCTTCCTCGTAAACCTGCCAGATCAGGTCCTCATCGAAGCACTCCGCGTCCGCCCACAACTGTGTGAATACTTTAGAGAGGAACATGGAAACAACGCATACTTTGGTCATATTCTCGGTAGTCTATAATTGTAGCACAATGTGGTAAGCGGATGGGCGAACGTATCTGCTCACGTGCGTGTAGGAGGTAACTGACGTGGTGGAAGCCGATGAGAAAGTAGGGCGGCGGAGAGCCTCATGCACCTGCACGGCAGAGCCACCAACTTGTTTGCTAAAGTTTTCGTCATTCTCCGTTACTGATTTGTGACTTTTTGCATGAGTCTGCTCATGTGGTCTACCCACAGATTGCCTCATGAGGTTGAAGAATAATGACGCGTCTTGCCTCCACCTTTAATGGACATCACTACCACTGAGTTGGCAGTCCTTTGGCCACGTCTAAACTTTTGTGTGCTGGTGGCGCGTCGGTGATGCAATATCTTCGATGGTTCCCAACTTGCTCAACGGGGCAAAGAGTTTTTGAACCTCTGTTTCTATCTTCTTTGAACATgatatttccccccccccccttgtCCATTTACACGAACATAGGCACAAAGGAGCTTCACCCATCGATTCTTCACCGTCAAGGAGTTTGAACCACGTTGCGTCGCACAATCCCAACGCCCCGAAGTACGTGTCGATGGAGAGAGTGGGTGTGgccatgttgttgttcattCTTTTTGTAGTTATCCTAACTTGCATCGTTTTTATCATCTTCGTATGCCTTATTCGTAACAACCACATTGTATTAAGGCTTTTTACAAACGGGCATAGGCCCCCTGACGCGCTGCCGCCACCTGCTGTGTTGTGTGAGACCAGGCGACTTCGGGCGCTTGGGGGAGGAGTGAACGGAGCGGTTTTGATAGGGGATGAAAACAGGCAGTTGCTTAGCACCCTGGACATTCCACTCACCCCGGTGCCTTCCCTATGCGAAGACTGTAAGGAACTGTGCCGTAGTAGCTCTAACTGTTCTACGTTAGATATTGCCAACAACGACGGATGCCTCGCAACTCGCGAGTGCGCGAAGGAGAGTGCCGTGTTGGGTGCCCATGACTACGGCAAATGCCAACTGGGTTACTCCAAAAGGGTTCGCGACCTGTCAACTGATCGTGTGTTTGAGCTGTACGTTAGCCGGCAGCTTTTGATTGCTTGCAGCACCGTCGTGCATATGGGTTCGGGTGAGGAGACAAGCAGAGTACATTACAGTGCGGTGGGAGGGGAACTGCCCACGAACGCTTCTGCGTGGATGTCTATCGATTGACGGTTACAGATCGGAACCAACGGGCGATAGAAACGTCGAGTATGCTGTATTTTCACTTGATGTTCCCCTCTTCCATTAGTTTGAATAAACGGGAGACGAAAGAGAAACACAGAGCGCAAAGGGTCCTTTACCAACTACCCGAAGGTGGCATTGTTCTCTGAATAAGAGGGTGAATATGCACGTCATCGAGGTTGGATAAGGCAAAGACATAGCGTGGTATTGCTCAATTTACGCAAGTCATTCCGTCCGAGTAGGGAGttaaaggagaggaaagaaagggggttTGTCTGCCCCCTCAGTGGCAGGTTTCCAACTCGGGACCATCAACACCCCCAGCAAGGTCAATCACGCGTTTGGCTCGTTCCTACGAAGGGAAAGAGCATACGTTTCTGTCGTTTTCACTATCTTGATTTGCTCAAGGTATTGGTCAGTTTACCTTGATTTTCCGCTATTTTTATCGCTATGATTATTCATATTTGGCATTCTTTGCTATTTATCGCCGCTAACGTTTATGCTCTTTGCTTCGTGAATAACAACACCCTAACTCTAACCCCTTCATCCAATAGATGGCCCAAACACCTTTACTAACCCTActtcctttgttgttttcatcgcTTGATGGAGAAGGTGGTTTCTGTCCGCAGAAGACGCTACGCCTGTCGACGCAAAGCCGCTCTccatattataattttttttacttgttcGTTAACGCTCGTTTTGTTAACATTTCCTTCGCCGTTATTAACGGTGCGCGTTCTTTTGTCTTAACTTTCCTTCTGCTACCAGTGTCGACATGTCGGCCAGTCGCCCTTGGGGTTGTATTGTTGTGCAGCGCACGCTTCTGTAGGCATTCCCGTTTTCCTCCGTCTGCATCCCGCCATCTCTGTTTAAATCACCAACATCTAGTAGCTAGAACCGGATATTTGAAGGATGGCTAGCGTGTCATCAGGAGTTCCCCTCACCGCCCCGTCAGCGCAAAAACTATTGCAGTCTGTGAAGTACATCCTTCTCGACGTGGATGGCGTAGTGTGGTCGGGGCCGCGTGTGCTTCCCAACATTCCGCAGACATTGCAGTATTTGCGCTCACTTGGGAAGGAGATCCGCTTCCTCACGAACAACGCCTCCGTGTCGCGCAGCAGTCTCGCGCAGTTGTTTAGGCAGCGCGGCATTGAGGGCGTTAAAGAGAGTGAAGTGTACAACAGTGGCTATGCTGCCGCCCTGAGGCTGCGCCGCATTTGTGGCGCTGCAGAGGGTAATCAGGAGCGGCAAGAGGGGAACGAACCAACTAGCGATAAGAGGCTGGTGAGGGGAAATGTATTTGTTATCGGCGAGGAGGGTCTTCATGAGGAGCTGCAGCGTGTTCTTGCGCCAGGGTACATTACGTATGGGATGGAGTTACACGATGCAGAGAAGGTAGGTGGTTACAACAGCGCAAATGCAGCCACCGCGTGGAAGGAGCGCATTCTTCCGGCTCCGCTACGTCAACTGAAACCCCCTGATGGTATCACCGACTACGGAAGGGGCATTTCACTGACAGACCTCTCACCGGTGGCTGTAGTGGTAGGACTTGACCTGCATTTTAACATGCTTAAATTGGCCTATGCTTCACTCTGCCTCCATCGAGGGGCTGGCAGTAACACTGACAGTGAGGGAGATCGTATTGGAGGAGACCGTGACCGCACGCCGGATAAAGGACTTCAGAAACCTGTTTGCTTCATCGCAACAAATGAAGACCCCCAAATACCCATTGGCGAAGAGGGACTCCTCCTTCCTGGGGCAGGTGGAATGGTTTCCGCACTGCGCACCGTATCAGGTCGGAACCCTGACGCCGTGTGCGGAAAACCGCACGTTGACATGGCGCGGATAATGTTTGAGGCAGAGGGCATCACCGATGCGCGTCAGTGCCTGATGGTGGGTGACCGCCTGACAACTGACATTGCCTTTGGTAACGCCGCTGGTTGCCGCACGCTATTTGTCCTCAGTGGCGCAGAGTCCATGGCGGACATTGCGAGGGCAAAGAGCACCGGGGATTCGCAGCTCCTTCCTGAGTTCGTTGCGCCTTCGTTAGCCTCCTTGATGCCTGATGCACGTGACGACTAACACAGGCCATGTGTGCATGGAGCGGCTATGAGCCGGATTACGCCGCTGTGCAAACCGTGTTGGGGAGAACGGTGTGTCCCTTGGAGCCTTGTCTTTCGTGTGTGATCATTGCATGGAAACGGTGATCAGTCCTGCAATTATCTGCTAGGGGTCAACAATATATGTGCTGCACAAATAACTGTGAGCAACGGAACAGAAATCGGCGTCACCGAGCTCAACGCTCCACAGAAAATGGTGAACCCCAAGCCAGTGTTTAACTCAAAAGCCCAGAACTGATGCGTAAAGGCAACGGGGTG is a window from the Trypanosoma brucei brucei TREU927 chromosome 8, complete sequence genome containing:
- a CDS encoding p-nitrophenylphosphatase, putative; translation: MASVSSGVPLTAPSAQKLLQSVKYILLDVDGVVWSGPRVLPNIPQTLQYLRSLGKEIRFLTNNASVSRSSLAQLFRQRGIEGVKESEVYNSGYAAALRLRRICGAAEGNQERQEGNEPTSDKRLVRGNVFVIGEEGLHEELQRVLAPGYITYGMELHDAEKVGGYNSANAATAWKERILPAPLRQLKPPDGITDYGRGISLTDLSPVAVVVGLDLHFNMLKLAYASLCLHRGAGSNTDSEGDRIGGDRDRTPDKGLQKPVCFIATNEDPQIPIGEEGLLLPGAGGMVSALRTVSGRNPDAVCGKPHVDMARIMFEAEGITDARQCLMVGDRLTTDIAFGNAAGCRTLFVLSGAESMADIARAKSTGDSQLLPEFVAPSLASLMPDARDD